One stretch of Suricata suricatta isolate VVHF042 chromosome 13, meerkat_22Aug2017_6uvM2_HiC, whole genome shotgun sequence DNA includes these proteins:
- the KCNV2 gene encoding potassium voltage-gated channel subfamily V member 2, which produces MLKQSEMRRSWGHRPWSSSAGEGGQPRGSVSSAGARSGSQASVPPWTNGAYNYYIEDDEDGGEEDELTDEPGEDDDPQPDGRADPPSVLSTLNVNVGGQSYRLDCGELACYPKTRLGRLATSTSRSRQLGLCDDYEERTDEYFFDRDPAVFQLIYNFYASGVLLVRDEACPRCFLEELGYWGVRLKYTPRCCRICFEERRDELGDQLKVQRELRAQAQAEEADELFRDVRFCGPLRRRLWNLLEKPFSSVAAKMIGVASSLFVLVSVVALALNTVEEMQQLVGWGVGGGDPQPLLEHVETLCIAFFTLEFLLRLASTPDLRRFVRSALNLVDLVAILPLYLQLLLESVTGEDQLHSKGSPHEHDLETVGRVGKVGQVLRIMRLLRVLRILKLARHSTGLRAFGFTLRQCYQQVGCLMLFITMGIFTFSAAVYSVEHDVPNTNFTSIPHAWWWAAVSISTVGYGDMYPETILGRFFAFLCIAFGIILNGMPISILFNKFSDYYSKLKAYEYTAMRRERGNVEFLPRAKKKMAEWLAAGHPQPTPSQES; this is translated from the exons ATGCTGAAGCAGAGCGAGATGCGGCGGTCGTGGGGCCACCGGCCCTGGAGCAGCTCGGCAGGCGA GGGCGGCCAGCCCCGCGGCAGCGTGAGCTCGGCGGGGGCCCGCTCCGGCTCCCAGGCCAGCGTCCCCCCGTGGACCAACGGCGCCTATAACTACTACATCGAGGACGATGAGGACGGCGGGGAGGAGGACGAGCTGACGGACGAGCCGGGCGAGGACGACGACCCGCAGCCCGACGGCCGCGCCGACCCTCCCTCCGTGCTGTCCACGCTGAACGTGAACGTGGGCGGCCAGAGCTACCGGCTGGACTGCGGCGAGCTGGCCTGCTACCCCAAGACGCGCCTGGGCCGCCTGGCCACGTCCACCAGCCGCAGCCGCCAGCTCGGCCTGTGCGACGACTACGAGGAGCGGACGGACGAGTACTTCTTCGACCGCGACCCCGCCGTCTTCCAGCTCATCTACAACTTCTACGCGTCGGGCGTGCTGCTGGTGCGCGACGAGGCGTGCCCGCGCtgcttcctggaggagctggGCTACTGGGGTGTGCGGCTCAAGTACACGCCGCGCTGCTGCCGCATCTGCTTCGAGGAGCGGCGCGACGAGCTGGGCGACCAGCTCAAGGTGCAGCGCGAGCTGCGCGCGCAGGCGCAGGCCGAGGAGGCCGACGAGCTCTTCCGCGACGTGCGCTTCTGCGGGCCGCTGCGCCGGCGCCTCTGGAACCTTCTGGAGAAGCCCTTCTCGTCCGTGGCTGCCAAGATGATCGGCGTGGCCTCCAGCCTCTTCGTGCTCGTGTCCGTCGTGGCGCTGGCGCTCAACACGGTGGAGGAGATGCAGCagctggtggggtggggtgtgggcgGCGGCGACCCGCAGCCCCTCCTGGAACACGTGGAGACGCTGTGCATCGCCTTCTTCACGCTCGAGTTCCTGCTGCGCCTTGCCTCGACGCCCGACCTGCGGCGCTTCGTGCGCAGCGCGCTCAACCTGGTGGACCTGGTGGCCATCCTGCCGCTCTACCTGCAGCTGCTGCTGGAGAGCGTCACGGGCGAGGACCAGCTGCACAGCAAGGGCTCGCCGCACGAGCACGACCTGGAGACGGTGGGCCGCGTGGGCAAGGTGGGCCAGGTGCTGCGCATCATGCGCCTCCTGCGCGTCCTGCGCATCCTCAAGCTGGCCCGCCACTCCACCGGCCTGCGAGCCTTCGGCTTCACGCTGCGCCAGTGCTACCAGCAGGTGGGCTGCCTCATGCTTTTCATCACCATGGGCATCTTCACCTTCTCGGCGGCCGTCTACTCCGTGGAGCATGACGTGCCCAACACCAACTTCACCAGCATCCCGCACGCCTGGTGGTGGGCCGCG GTGAGCATCTCCACTGTGGGCTATGGAGACATGTACCCAGAGACCATCCTGGGCAGGTTTTTTGCCTTCCTCTGCATTGCTTTTGGGATTATCCTCAATGGGATGCCAATTTccattctcttcaacaaattctCTGACTACTACAGTAAGCTCAAAGCCTATGAGTACACTGCCATGcgaagggaaaggggaaatgtGGAGTTTCTGCCGAGAGCCAAAAAGAAGATGGCGGAGTGGTTGGCTGCAGGCCACCCACAGCCCACCCCAAGCCAAGAGAGTTGA